In Amphiura filiformis chromosome 1, Afil_fr2py, whole genome shotgun sequence, the following are encoded in one genomic region:
- the LOC140159984 gene encoding uncharacterized protein, which yields MGKNKGSKKMDSNGEEEKPTPSDIGVSKSKEKTKKKTEMESAKKTKSSHKKKRKDDMPDHETPPAKKPKKSRHKKKDKDEKHDETQAKKKKLQESMGKNKGSDKIKIDSSSEETPTKCTTSIIDEVIRKSKEKRKESVPPAKKTKTTEKQHKDTKSGEKPKAKKEKKKILSDSEDHEKPGTSAKKEKKKILSDSEDHEKPGTSAKKEKKKKKMLSDSEDHEKPGTSAKKEKKMILSGSEDDAKKRVSGKKKKGKRNMSKSDLFKQHQRDEELRDLQEAVRRSMADMKRQQKALRKLRKERFGVSSSESSDDYDTPDAHLTGDESDEIPQRCWLRGGRQRRRRLMCSLRSAETKPY from the exons ATGGGAAAGAACAAAGGAAGTAAAAAGATGGATAGCAATGGGGAAGAAGAGAAACCGACTCCATCGGATATCGGTGTTAGTAAGAGCAAAGAGAAGACCAAGAAAAAGACTGAAATGGAGAGTGCTAAGAAAACAAAGAGTAGCCACAAAAAGAAGCGTAAGGATGACATGCCTGATCATGAGACACCACCAGCTAAGAAACCAAAGAAGAGTAGGCACAAGAAGAAAGATAAAGATGAGAAGCATGATGAGACTCAAGCCAAGAAGAAAAAACTGCAAGAAAGTATGGGAAAGAATAAAGGAAGTGATAAGATTAAGATAGATAGCAGTAGTGAAGAGACGCCTACAAAATGCACTACATCaataattgatgaagtcattagGAAGagcaaagagaagagaaaggagagTGTACCACCAGCTAAGAAAACAAAGACTACTGAGAAGCAGCATAAAGACACAAAGAGTGGTGAGAAGCCTAAGGccaagaaagagaaaaagaagatCTTGTCTGATAGTGAAGATCATGAGAAGCCTGGCACCTCAgcaaagaaagagaaaaagaagatCTTGTCTGATAGCGAAGATCATGAGAAGCCTGGCACCTCTGccaagaaagagaaaaagaagaaaaagatgtTGTCTGATAGTGAAGATCATGAGAAGCCTGGCACCTCAGccaagaaagagaaaaagatgaTCTTGAGTGGTAGTGAAGATGATGCTAAGAAGAGAGTAAGTggcaagaaaaagaaaggaaagaggaATATGTCCAAGAGCGATCTGTTCAAACAGCATCAGAGAGATGAAGAATTGCGGGATCTCCAGGAAGCTGTGCGGAGATCGATGGCCGACATGAAGCGGCAACAGAAAGCTTTGAGGAAATTGAGAAAGGAGAGGTTTGGCGTCTCATCCAGCGAAAGCAGTGATGACTACGACACTCCCGACGCACACCTGACAGGGGATGAGAGCGATGAG ATTCCACAGCGATGCTGGCTTCGAGGTGGAAGACAGCGCCGAAGAAGACTAATGTGCTCGCTGCGATCTGCTGAGACTAAACCTTACTGA